The sequence GCTTTTGATTACTGAATGTAGTAAATCTATTCTCTGTTCTGTTACATTTCATTTTCAGGGAGAAGAAGTGGGTAACAGTGGGAGACACATCCCTACGAATATTCAAGTGGGTGCCTGTGACAGGCACTAAACCGGTATGTTATCTTATAATGCTGCGTCTGGCCATTATATGGTTCATGAATTTAATGGGTTTGTGTATGGAACTACGCTGGCTCTAttttactctctctcctctctttcaggTATACCGGAGCAAATCCATAACTGGAGAGGTTCGAGGTCTAAAAGATGTGGTGTTGGAAAACTCCAGCTCTACCTTGGATTTCCAAGGTGACTGACTATGAGCAGCACAAGCAGCACTGTATTTGGAGCAGGTTTTAGAGCACTGCAATACTCTATATAACAGGGTTTGGGGCAATTCTGTGGAAATTCACTCAATGCAGATTAAAACAATTTTACATACTTTTTAAATGGAATTTCAATTGACCTGAATTGAAAATGATATTGATCTGAAACCGTTCAAGACTGCTCCTGTTCTCTTCAACACAGATGAATGCAGCAACCAGAGTTTCCTGTCTGATATCTACCAGCCCAAAAtggacagcagcagctccagcTCCCAGCATGCCAGTGAGGCAGTCAGTCCTCTTCCCCACACCACAACCCTCCGCACGACCGAAGACGCTCAACCACCCATGCTGGGCCAGGAGAGTGTGGACGGTACAGTTGGCCTAGCATACTACACCATCACACTGTACCCATGTAGGGCGAGGAGCTTTTCCAGACCCTGTAACCTgactaggaaaaactctgggccctagctATTATGTCACTCATGTAACATGAGGTATACTCTATTGGCTATATTACAGTTAATATCTCAATGCCTTTTAAGTGTTTCACTCAGTCTATCACTCTATATGCAGAACCATCCCAGCCAGCACATGAAGTTGCTGATGAGCCTCCAACATTGATCAAAGAGGACCTGGTTTTGCCCCTTGGTGTCCAAGTAAAAGCTCCATGCACAGAGGTTAGTTGTTATCTATATTAATAAAGGATATTACCTTTTTTATTTTCCTGCAATTTTTATTATTGATAACGGCTTCAGCTCTTAATAATAACATGAAAGAAATCACCATAGTCAATTTATTTAAATACCAAAATTTctaacaggaagaagagggatcaggAGCCCCTCCACTGAAGAAAGTTTGCACTGAAAAAAAGGCTGTACTGAGATAACTAGTTGATTGGATGGACATGCATGCATCCCATGCACTTGCTTTATTGAAGGCTTCAAATGGGACATATgaataactgccaaaataatagaaacacttgagtaaatgagggatacaaagtatattgaaagcaggtgcttccatacaggtgtggttcctgagttaattaagcaattaacatcccatcatgcttagtgtcatgtataaaaatgctggggcAGGCCATTATGGCTACCATGGAAATGCCCCTATGGTACTGTATGACAATACCAAATGATGCAATTTCTTGTGGCAGAATGGAGTCGCCGCCCTccgatagagttccagacacttgtggAATCTGTGCCAAGGtgtattgaagctgttctggctcgtggtggcccaacgccctattaagacactttatattGGTGGTTACTTCATTTTGGCAGTTATTTGTAGATAGATGATTATAAAATATGCATTTCTGTTAATCAAGTTATTACAAATGGAATACATTTAAAAAGAACGTTGAAGTTATTGTTTTAACAGTTTTAAGTTGTtttttaaaatacaattttactTTCTCAGCTTTGAAATGGAATCTTAAGCCGTTTAATGCGTTACACTGTACATAAAGTCGTGCTCACAGAAAGTGCCTATTGCTCTGAAATATACACTATTTATTTTCTGTCAGGCAAGTGTCTCATATATTATGCTATTTGTATAAATTGCACAGATATAAATAATTATGGCCCCTATTCAATCAAATCAGTTTGTTAATCCTGAGGGATGAAGTGGAGCACATCTTAATTCATGTTCGGTTGAGTTTCTTTTGTTTCACACTGTTAGTGCTGTTTTGTTAAATATATTTATCCAAGCCGCACAGGAAGTATGAGGGGAAACTTATTACGATCACTGGATTTGATTGAATATGGGCTGAAGttttttaaatcattttttaTGTTTGTACTTTGCTTTGCAAATAAGATTAGAAAACTGTTTGTCATGTCTATCCTTTTTGATATACTTTATCTTGCTTGTTCAATTTTCATAGGGCATTGAAAGTGAATGGTGAACGAGGTTGAAAGGTAGTTAAAGACCTTGGTGTAAATACACTTGTATTGTAATTCAGAGAATGTTTCTTATGGTCAGGTGGGTCATGCTCTCAAGTGCTTATTTTTGTGCTGCAAAAGTGATGCACATGCTGGAATATACGCTGCTTCATAGTAAAATATGGTTGTAGATATTGTGTTTTCTGTTTGCAGTGTTTTGTATCTTTTGACTCCCATACTCTCAAATAATTGGCCAAAATATTTTTCACCATATAGGATGACCACTTGACCTGGTTGTATTTTATCAACACTGTTTCATGGAAATTATTGGATTGCAAATCCATGGCCTTGAGCCCTCAATCTGTACATAGAAGGGTTGGGCCGTGACTGACCATAAGTCTCCAGACTTAGCACTGTGGGTTTTTAACAGTCCATGAAATAAACTCCGGACACCTGATAGAGATTATATAATTATTCTTGGTTGAATGTTAAAATCCATGGGAAGTAAGTAACTCCTATCACTGTAGGACATTTAATTTCAGTATAAATTCTTGTGAAAATGTGATTTTAg comes from Salvelinus alpinus chromosome 21, SLU_Salpinus.1, whole genome shotgun sequence and encodes:
- the LOC139548551 gene encoding B-cell CLL/lymphoma 7 protein family member B-B-like isoform X2 codes for the protein MILKRCWQQLKKEKKWVTVGDTSLRIFKWVPVTGTKPVYRSKSITGEVRGLKDVVLENSSSTLDFQDECSNQSFLSDIYQPKMDSSSSSSQHASEAVSPLPHTTTLRTTEDAQPPMLGQESVDEPSQPAHEVADEPPTLIKEDLVLPLGVQVKAPCTEEEEGSGAPPLKKVCTEKKAVLR
- the LOC139548551 gene encoding B-cell CLL/lymphoma 7 protein family member B-B-like isoform X1, translated to MSGRSGRAETRSRAKDDIKKVLAAIEKVRKWEKKWVTVGDTSLRIFKWVPVTGTKPVYRSKSITGEVRGLKDVVLENSSSTLDFQDECSNQSFLSDIYQPKMDSSSSSSQHASEAVSPLPHTTTLRTTEDAQPPMLGQESVDEPSQPAHEVADEPPTLIKEDLVLPLGVQVKAPCTEEEEGSGAPPLKKVCTEKKAVLR